One window of Microtus pennsylvanicus isolate mMicPen1 chromosome X, mMicPen1.hap1, whole genome shotgun sequence genomic DNA carries:
- the LOC142841171 gene encoding BTB/POZ domain-containing protein KCTD12-like, which produces MAMPEKSSGANPSEDCSNFPEIIELNVGGQVYITRYPTLISIPGSRLWEMFSVKNPCSLIQDNKGRFFIDRDGFLFRYVLDYMRDLQVVLPDHFPECGRLHREAEYFKLPELAKMLALKMNNLNSVVNDSCQIDVDELSPSIDATFNFSSANSIHVSGPDNSVVLRAATGSELKKSGFITIGYRGSYTLGRDIQTDAKFRRVARIMVCGKISLAKEVFGDTLNESRDPDRPPERYTSRYYLKFTFLEQAFDKLADAGFHMVACNSTGTCTATHDQTDDRIWTSYTEYVFYRE; this is translated from the coding sequence ATGGCCATGCCAGAAAAGTCAAGCGGTGCCAACCCATCTGAGGATTGCAGCAATTTCCCTGAGATTATTGAACTCAATGTAGGCGGCCAGGTGTACATAACTCGCTACCCCACTCTCATCAGTATTCCCGGTTCCCGGCTCTGGGAAATGTTCAGTGTAAAGAACCCTTGCTCACTGATCCAGGACAACAAAGGGAGATTCTTCATAGATCGAGATGGCTTTCTCTTTCGTTATGTCCTAGACTACATGAGAGATCTGCAAGTAGTGCTTCCTGACCACTTCCCAGAGTGTGGCCGGCTCCACAGAGAAGCAGAATACTTTAAGTTGCCAGAACTTGCCAAGATGTTGGCTCTTAAAATGAACAACCTCAACTCAGTTGTCAATGACTCGTGTCAAATTGATGTAGATGAGCTTTCCCCCAGCATTGACGCCACTTTTAATTTCTCTTCAGCTAATAGCATCCATGTTAGTGGCCCTGATAATTCCGTAGTCCTCAGAGCTGCCACTGGTTCTGAGCTCAAAAAGTCTGGCTTCATCACTATTGGCTATAGAGGCTCCTATACTCTGGGCAGGGACATCCAAACAGATGCCAAATTCCGCCGTGTGGCCAGAATCATGGTGTGTGGTAAGATTTCATTAGCCAAAGAAGTATTCGGAGACACTCTGAATGAGAGCAGAGATCCAGACCGCCCTCCTGAGCGATATACTTCTCGATACTACCTTAAATTCACTTTTCTGGAACAAGCCTTCGACAAACTAGCTGATGCTGGCTTCCACATGGTAGCATGCAACTCCACCGGCACCTGCACTGCCACACACGACCAAACAGATGACAGGATCTGGACCTCTTACACTGAATATGTTTTCTATCGTGAGTGA